The DNA segment TCCTCGATCGCGTTCAACCAGATCGTCAACCAGGCGGCCACCCATTTCTACCGGACCGGCATGCCCATCCCCCTCACGGTGCGGCTGCCCTCCGGCGGCACCCCCGGCTCTGGTCCTTTCCACAGCCAGAGCATGGAGGGCATCTATGCCCAGTATCCGGGTTTGGTGGTGCTGACCCCGGCGACCGTCTCCGACGCCTACCACATGCTGCTGGACGGCGTCGCACTGGATGATCCGGTCATCTATTGCGAGCACAAGTTCCTCTACCGCTGGCTGAAGGCGAAGTCCATCAACGGCGACCACCTGCCCATCGGCCAGGCCCGCATCACCCGTCCAGGCAAGCACGCGACGGTGGTTGCCTACAGCGCGATGGTCCACGAAGCGGTCCGCGCCGCCGACCGGCTGGCACAGGACGGCTGGGAGATCGAAGTGGTGGACCTCCGTTCGATCAAGCCGCTCGACATCGACACCGTCCTCGCCTCCGTCGCCCGCACAGGCCGTTTGTTGGCCGTCGGTGAGGCGTTCCCGTGGGGCGGTGTCACCGCGGAAGTGGTGTCCCGTGTCACCGAGGAGGGCTTCCACTTGCTGGACGCGCCGCCACAGCGGCTGAATGCCCGCGACACTCCGGTCCCCTACCATCCCAAGCTCTGGGCGGCCCACCGCCCCACCCCGGAGTCCATCTGCGATGCCCTGCGGAAGCTTCTCTCTTTCTAGTTCCAACTCTCCTGGACACTGAATTTCCGAAAAACCAGTCAACTTTCCTGACATGCCCACCGTTCCCATCCTCATGCCGCAGCTCGGCGAATCGATCGCCGAGGCGACCATCATTCGCCTCGGAGTCGCCGTCGGCGATGCCGTCCGGACCGAC comes from the Luteolibacter sp. SL250 genome and includes:
- a CDS encoding transketolase C-terminal domain-containing protein; the encoded protein is MSVTYIDAIREAQEKLLREDDRVFLYGQDIATFGGAFKATKGLAEAFPNRVFDAPISEDAMIGMAVGAAIEGMRPIVEMQFADFSSIAFNQIVNQAATHFYRTGMPIPLTVRLPSGGTPGSGPFHSQSMEGIYAQYPGLVVLTPATVSDAYHMLLDGVALDDPVIYCEHKFLYRWLKAKSINGDHLPIGQARITRPGKHATVVAYSAMVHEAVRAADRLAQDGWEIEVVDLRSIKPLDIDTVLASVARTGRLLAVGEAFPWGGVTAEVVSRVTEEGFHLLDAPPQRLNARDTPVPYHPKLWAAHRPTPESICDALRKLLSF